One stretch of Trichomycterus rosablanca isolate fTriRos1 chromosome 3, fTriRos1.hap1, whole genome shotgun sequence DNA includes these proteins:
- the inhbaa gene encoding inhibin subunit beta Aa — protein MSFLPAMSVALLLLTHFYSLNAMATPGTQASSPSSPSSSGPDCPSCALARLRRSGADALQEEEAQQDVVEAVKRHILSMLHLQDRPNITHPVPRAALLNAIRKVHVGKVAKDGSVLIDDEPHGRLEADNSEQTEIITFAEAGEAPGLINFLISKEGDEMSQVEQANVWLFLRLPKGNRTRTTISICLLLQLPDGKEKLVAEKSVDTRRSGWHTFNVASSMQSLLERGISALNLRVLCPLCADARATPVLVTSGGGGEREQSHRPFLMAVVRQREENGTRRRRKRGLECDGKVRVCCKRQFYVNFKDIGWNDWIIAPTGYHANYCEGECPSHVASITGSALSFHSTVINHYRMRGYSPFTSIRSCCVPTRLRAMSMLYYNEEQKIVKKDIQNMIVEECGCS, from the exons ATGTCGTTCCTGCCTGCCATGAGTGTGGCGCTGCTGCTCCTGACTCACTTTTATTCCCTTAACGCCATGGCCACCCCGGGCACCCAGGCATCCTCTCCATCCTCCCCCTCCTCCTCCGGACCGGACTGCCCATCCTGCGCCTTGGCACGGCTGCGGAGGAGTGGCGCAGATGCACTGCAGGAGGAGGAGGCGCAGCAGGATGTAGTAGAGGCAGTCAAGAGGCACATCCTAAGCATGCTGCACCTGCAGGATCGACCCAACATTACGCACCCAGTACCACGAGCAGCCCTGCTCAATGCCATCCGCAAGGTGCATGTGGGCAAAGTAGCCAAGGATGGCAGCGTGCTGATTGACGACGAGCCTCACGGACGCCTTGAGGCAGATAACTCAGAACAAACTGAGATTATCACCTTCGCAGAAGCTG GTGAAGCCCCTGGTCTAATCAACTTTCTTATCTCCAAAGAAGGTGATGAGatgtcccaggtggagcaggcAAATGTGTGGCTCTTTTTGCGTCTTCCAAAGGGCAACCGTACTCGCACAACCATCAGCATCTGCCTTCTTCTGCAGCTGCCTGATGGCAAAGAAAAGCTAGTGGCTGAAAAGTCAGTGGATACAAGACGCAGCGGCTGGCATACCTTTAATGTGGCTTCTAGCATGCAGTCTCTGTTGGAACGTGGAATTAGCGCTCTGAATCTGCGTGTCTTGTGCCCACTGTGTGCTGATGCCCGTGCCACTCCAGTCCTGGTGAccagtggaggaggaggagagcgGGAGCAATCTCATCGACCATTCCTGATGGCTGTGGTTCGTCAAAGGGAGGAGAATGGGACGAGGCGGCGCCGTAAGCGTGGCCTGGAGTGTGATGGAAAGGTGCGAGTATGCTGCAAGCGCCAGTTCTATGTTAACTTCAAGGACATTGGATGGAACGACTGGATCATTGCACCCACTGGCTACCATGCCAATTATTGTGAGGGTGAGTGCCCAAGTCATGTAGCCAGCATTACAGGATCTGCACTGTCCTTCCACTCTACAGTCATAAATCACTATCGAATGCGAGGTTACAGCCCATTTACCAGTATCAGGTCATGTTGTGTGCCCACACGTCTACGTGCCATGTCTATGCTCTACTATAATGAGGAGCAGAAGATTGTAAAAAAAGACATTCAAAATATGATTGTGGAGGAGTGTGGCTGCTCGTAa